The following coding sequences lie in one Arachis ipaensis cultivar K30076 chromosome B03, Araip1.1, whole genome shotgun sequence genomic window:
- the LOC107632201 gene encoding mitogen-activated protein kinase 7 codes for MATLVEPPNKIKPKGKHYYTIWQTLFEIDTKYIPIKPIGRGAYGVVCSSINRETNEKVAIKKIGNIFDNCIDALRTLREVKLLRHIRHENVIALKDVMMPIQRTSFKDVYLVYELMDTDLHQIIKSSQPLSNDHCKYFLFQLLRGLKYLHSANILHRDLKPGNLLVNANCDLKICDFGLARTNGAEGQFMTEYVVTRWYRAPELLLCCENYGTSIDVWSVGCIFAEILGRKPIFPGSECLNQLKLIISVLGSQQESDLAFIDNPKARRFIRSLPYTRGRPFAQLFPQADPLAIDLLQKMLVFDPTKRITVLEALQHPYMAGLYDPRLNPPAQVPVNLDIDENWGEEMIREMMWNEMLQYHPEAASANV; via the exons ATGGCAACTTTAGTTGAGCCTCCTAACAAAATTAAGCCAAAGGGAAAGCATTATTATACAATATGGCAAACATTGTTCGAGATTGATACCAAGTACATTCCAATCAAGCCGATTGGTCGAGGTGCATATGGCGTGGTTTGCTCTTCCATCAACAGGGAGACTAATGAGAAGGTGGCAATCAAGAAGATTGGCAATATCTTTGATAACTGTATTGATGCGCTGAGGACTTTGAGAGAGGTGAAGCTGCTAAGGCATATCCGGCACGAGAATGTCATTGCTTTGAAGGATGTGATGATGCCAATCCAGAGGACGAGCTTTAAGGATGTTTACTTGGTCTATGAACTCATGGATACAGATCTTCACCAAATTATTAAGTCTTCGCAGCCACTCTCCAATGATCATTGCAAATATTTCTTGTTTCAG CTGCTTCGAGGTCTCAAATACCTTCATTCTGCGAATATTCTGCACCGGGACTTGAAACCTGGAAATCTGCTGGTTAATGCCAATTGTGATTTGAAGATATGTGATTTTGGCCTTGCGCGAACCAATGGAGCTGAGGGCCAGTTCATGACAGAGTATGTTGTCACCCGCTGGTATCGAGCTCCAGAGCTCCTGCTTTGCTGCGAAAACTATGGAACCTCTATTGATGTATGGTCAGTGGGATGCATTTTTGCTGAGATTCTTGGAAGAAAGCCAATCTTCCCAGGAAGTGAGTGCCTCAACCAGCTGAAACTGATCATAAGTGTACTTGGAAGCCAGCAAGAGTCTGATCTTGCATTTATTGATAACCCCAAGGCCAGGAGGTTTATCAGATCACTGCCATATACAAGGGGTAGACCCTTTGCTCAACTATTTCCACAAGCCGACCCATTAGCAATTGATTTGTTGCAAAAGATGCTAGTATTTGATCCAACTAAGAGAATTACTGTCTTAGAAGCACTCCAGCATCCGTATATGGCTGGACTCTATGATCCAAGACTTAACCCTCCTGCTCAAGTTCCAGTCAATCTTGACATAGACGAAAACTGGGGCGAAGAGATGATTAGAGAAATGATGTGGAATGAGATGCTTCAGTATCATCCTGAAGCTGCTTCTGCCAATGTTTGA
- the LOC107632199 gene encoding bZIP transcription factor 44-like codes for MASPISGGYSGSGSEGDPQQHTMDQRKRKRMQSNRESARRSRMRKQQHLDSLISQTDELKKENSQISTSIGITTELYLNIESENAILRAQMAELSNRLHSLNDIISYINSVSSSTGNHHFLHAHEAQETLFNDCGFMDPFHSLAANQPIMDMLMY; via the coding sequence atggCTTCTCCGATTAGCGGAGGCTATTCTGGCTCTGGCTCTGAGGGAGATCCCCAGCAGCATACAATGGAtcaaaggaagaggaagagaatgCAGTCGAATCGGGAATCGGCGCGGAGATCGAGGATGAGGAAGCAGCAGCATCTTGATAGCCTGATTTCCCAGACTGATGAGCTGAAGAAGGAGAACAGCCAGATCAGCACAAGCATAGGGATCACCACAGAGCTTTATCTCAACATAGAATCTGAGAATGCAATCTTGAGGGCTCAGATGGCTGAACTTTCCAACAGGTTGCATTCTCTCAATGATATCATCAGTTACATCAACTCTGTGTCTAGCAGCACCGGCAACCACCACTTTCTTCATGCTCATGAGGCTCAGGAGACTCTTTTCAATGATTGTGGCTTCATGGACCCTTTCCACTCTCTGGCTGCTAATCAACCAATCATggacatgctcatgtattga
- the LOC107632198 gene encoding pentatricopeptide repeat-containing protein At5g44230, whose amino-acid sequence MVLHRKALESQLVSVLQGCTNLKKVKEVHAHIYRNDLHQCSYVITKLIRVLTVLHVPVESYPRLVFSQVQNPINPFLWTALVRGYALKGPLSEAFRLYASMRTKGIGPVSFMFSALFTACGAARDATLGAQLHAQTVLVGGFESDLYVNNTMINMYVKCGSLHCARKVFDEMSERDVVSWTELIVAYAKTGDMGSAQELFDGLNVKDMVAWTAMVTGYAQNAMPKKALEFFERLQNEGMEADEVTLIGAISACAQLGASKYANWIRDIAENSRFEPAKSVLVGSALIDMYSKCGNVEEAHNVFARMKQRNVFSYSSMIAGFAMHGRAHAAIELFYEMLKTETKPNHVTFLGVLTACTHAGMVEQGQRVFETMEKCYGVAPTADHYACMADLLGRAGHLEKALQLVQTMPMEPNGGVWGALLGASHIHKNPDVAEVASSHLFDLEPDNIGNYLLLSNTYASAGRWDDVSRVRKLIKEKNLRKNPGCSWVEAKNGMVHEFFADDATHPEIGEIKKALDDLMERLKGIGYQPNLSSVPYDIGDEEKKRLLMAHSEKLALAYGLLGTDPGSTIKIMKNLRICEDCHIVMCGASKITGRKIVVRDNMRFHHFLNGACSCSNFW is encoded by the coding sequence ATGGTACTGCATCGAAAGGCTTTGGAGTCGCAATTGGTATCTGTCCTTCAAGGCTGCACCAACCTCAAAAAAGTCAAAGAAGTCCACGCTCACATCTATCGCAACGACCTCCACCAATGTTCCTACGTCATTACCAAACTCATCCGCGTCCTCACGGTGCTCCACGTTCCAGTGGAATCTTACCCTCGCCTCGTCTTCTCACAGGTCCAAAACCCTATCAACCCCTTTCTATGGACGGCTCTTGTTCGTGGCTATGCCCTGAAGGGACCACTTTCCGAGGCATTTCGCCTTTACGCCTCCATGAGGACGAAAGGCATTGGTCCCGTGTCATTTATGTTCTCTGCTCTGTTCACGGCTTGTGGCGCCGCGCGTGACGCGACCTTGGGGGCGCAGCTTCATGCCCAGACGGTGTTAGTTGGTGGGTTTGAGTCTGATTTGTACGTAAACAACACAATGATCAATATGTATGTAAAATGCGGTTCTTTGCACTGTGCACgcaaggtgtttgatgaaatgtcagaACGGGATGTGGTTTCTTGGACCGAGTTGATTGTTGCGTATGCGAAGACTGGTGACATGGGATCGGCGCAGGAGCTGTTTGACGGATTGAATGTGAAGGATATGGTGGCTTGGACTGCAATGGTTACTGGTTATGCACAGAATGCAATGCCAAAGAAAGCCTTGGAGTTTTTCGAGCGGTTGCAAAACGAGGGTATGGAGGCTGATGAGGTTACCTTGATTGGTGCCATATCCGCTTGTGCTCAATTGGGAGCATCCAAGTATGCTAATTGGATAAGGGACATTGCTGAGAATTCTAGGTTTGAACCAGCAAAGAGTGTTCTTGTGGGATCAGCATTGATAGACATGTATTCAAAGTGTGGTAATGTGGAAGAGGCACATAATGTGTTTGCAAGAATGAAGCAAAGGAATGTGTTTTCTTACAGCTCCATGATTGCAGGGTTTGCAATGCATGGCCGTGCTCATGCAGCTATTGAATTGTTTTATGAGATGTTGAAGACTGAGACTAAACCAAACCATGTTACTTTTTTAGGAGTTCTTACAGCTTGCACTCATGCAGGCATGGTAGAGCAAGGTCAGAGGGTCTTTGAAACCATGGAAAAATGTTATGGTGTTGCTCCAACTGCTGATCATTACGCTTGCATGGCGGATCTTCTTGGCCGTGCTGGACACCTGGAGAAAGCACTTCAGCTCGTTCAGACAATGCCTATGGAGCCCAATGGAGGTGTATGGGGAGCACTTCTTGGAGCATCACACATCCACAAGAACCCTGATGTTGCTGAAGTTGCTTCTAGCCATTTGTTTGATCTTGAACCTGATAACATAGGGAACTATCTATTGCTTTCTAACACATATGCATCTGCTGGAAGATGGGATGATGTGTCAAGGGTAAGAAAATTGATCAAAGAGAAGAATTTGAGGAAAAATCCAGGTTGTAGCTGGGTTGAAGCGAAGAATGGTATGGTTCACGAGTTCTTTGCTGACGATGCGACACATCCTGAAATTGGTGAGATCAAGAAGGCTTTAGATGATCTTATGGAGCGATTGAAGGGAATTGGATATCAGCCAAACCTAAGTTCAGTGCCATATGATATTGGTGATGAAGAAAAGAAGCGTTTACTTATGGCTCATAGTGAAAAACTAGCTTTGGCATATGGATTGCTAGGCACTGATCCAGGTTCCACTATAAAGATCATGAAGAACCTTAGGATATGTGAGGATTGTCACATTGTAATGTGTGGTGCATCGAAAATTACAGGAAGGAAAATTGTTGTGAGGGATAATATGAGATTCCATCACTTCCTCAATGGAGCCTGCTCCTGTAGTAACTTTTGGTGA